From the genome of Bacteroidales bacterium:
GGGAGCAGGTAATTCTTAATCTGCAAAGCTACGAGGGGCAAACCGCTTATGTTGCATTCCGCTATCAAGGCGACTTTGCACATGCTTGGGCTGTGGATGATGTATTTATTGGAAGTGATTTTAATACCGCCCCGCAAATCGTTGTCAATCCTGCCGTTTTGAATATTACTGCACCCATAAATACGGTAGTAAATAAAAAACTTACGATAAAAAATATCGGTATCGATAATCTGGTTTACACACTCGACTTTACCTATGGCAGTGGCACCAACGGTTGGCTTTCCATCGATCCGCTTAGCGGCGACCTTGGCACCAATAGCTCGCTGGCACATATCCTAACTTTCAATCCTGAAGGTCTTTCTATTGGCAGCACATACACTGCCACCATCACCATCAGCTCCAACGATCCCGAGTTGCCGGAAGTAACTGTACCGGTTAACTACACTATTCTGGAAGCTGCAAATATTGATGTGACCATTATGGTTAATGACTACACCTTCCCTTACGACATTAGCGAAAGCGGTGAATATGTTGTGATCGTGCCTTTTGGTGGCGGGGGATTACTTTGGTCAAAATCTGGCGGATTGTTACCTATTAACGGCATCGAACCAGAAGTGATTGCGGTTGCCGAAGATGGAACTGTAGCAGGCACCGAGCGCAATCCTGAATATAATCTTCAGGGTCAGGAGACAGCTATGGCTGGCCTGTGGCATCCCCAAAGCGGGCAGTGGTCGTTTCTGCCGCTGAATCCTGAAGTAGGCGAACCGACAGAATCTGATTATTCTTCCGCATGGGGAATGTCTGCTGACGGTTCGATAGTAGTCGGGATGCAATATTATCCGAATTTCCAATACAAAGCTTTTAAGTGGTCTGCTGCCGGTGGTTACGATATGATTGGCGATCTGGCTTCTGGTGGCAACCGCCCCAACGGCGTTAGCAACGATGGAAGCGTGGTTTATGGATGGGCTGATTTGCCCAGCGCTTCACGTTCACCAGTTATTTGGGCTGATGGCCAACTGATAGAAGTTGCTCCTGATGATTATGGCGAAGCAATGGCAGCCTCTTCAACCGGCGAATATGTAGTTGGTTTTGCTGGTGACAAAGGATTTATCTGGAGCCAACAAGCCGGCGTTGAACTTTTTCCCAATACATTGAATGCGGGCGAAATATCTGCTTTAGCCGTTTTGGACGACGGTACCATTTTTGGCTATACTGTCGAAGGTTTCCCCCCATTTCCTGATATGCGCCGCGCATTTGTAAGGATGCCTGATGGTGAAATGTCTACCTTCAACGATTATGCTTTAAACCGTGGAATGTCGGATGCTTCCGATTGGTTATTTTACAGTATCAATGGCGCAACTCCCGATGGCTTGAATATTATTGGTGCCGGAATAAATCCCGCTGGCGAAACTGTTTCTTTCCTCATCGATTTTGCTGCTGAGCTACCGCATATTAAGGTCATACCCGAAAATATTACAGAGGCGCTCAACCCTGGCGAAAGCTCCACCCAACAAATGGAAATTCAAAATACCGGTAATGCGCCCCTCACTTACGGAACTTTTGTTAACTATCTGATGGCCGGAAAAACCAACCAGCCCACTGCTGTTCCTGTAGGCAAAAGCCAGCGCAACCGGAACCTTTCGGTGCAATCCGCTCCCACCAAAGGTGGAGCTGCTTTGCGCGACAATGCCCGCGACGACTACTTTGTGCTGCATTATGATGGCGACAATGCAGAGGCTGTAGGTCTTATGGATGGAGGCAGTATGTTTGCTGCGGCACGTTTCCCGTCAGAAATGGTTTATCCCTTTGCCGGCGCAACGCTACAATCCGTTGATTTTTATGTGAATGATTTGCCCAACGAATCTACGCTCGTTATCTGGGGTCCCGGCACCACCACAACACCCGGTCAGGTGTTGCACGTTCAGCCTTTCGACGCGGCGCCGCTCGAGTGGAATACTATTACGCTGGATACACCACTGGAACTGGAAAGTACCGACATCTGGATCGGAGTCAACTACATCCACAATGCAGGTATGTGGGTGGCAGGTCTCGACGCCGGCCCTGCTAATCCCAATGGCGACTGGGTTTCGATGGATGGCGAAACGTGGGAGCATCTCTCCGATGCCGGCTTAAATAACAACCTCAACATCCGCGGTCTGCTGCAGCTTACACCCGGCGAATGGCTCAGCCTCGATCCTGCTGCCGGAACTGTACCCGCCGACGACGTTCGGGAAGTAGCTGTTAATTTTACCACTACCTCTATGATGCAGGGAGTCTATGCTGCCAACATCATTATCGAAAGCAACGACCACGACACACCTTACACCGTTGTTCCGGTTACCCTGGACGTAATGGTAGGAATGAATGAAGCTCCGATGCAGGCCATCCGTGTTTATCCCGTTCCTGCTTCCGACAGGCTCAACATCGACCTGGTGGAAGGTATCGAAAGTGTTCGCATGTTCAATAGCTTCGGTCAGTTGGTTCGTGAAGCTAAAACGATAAATACACTGAATCAGCAGTTCAACCTCGACGGTTTAAATGCAGGCGCTTACATGCTTCAGTTTATTGGAAGTACAGGCCAGACACACCAGCAAACTATCATCATTAGCAAGTAACTCTTTT
Proteins encoded in this window:
- a CDS encoding choice-of-anchor J domain-containing protein, producing MQTKTTFFSQFRLASLMLLLMLMFTTAGAQSSRIFPIEESFEVATFPPANWQIYDLDGGGEYWAATTTLNHTPDGSMSAYHSFAFGNQDGWLVTPAMDFPTGHPIVFTFWNYTLDPDYYGNNSVWISTGSGDPASGDFVQLWTADVAVAVWEQVILNLQSYEGQTAYVAFRYQGDFAHAWAVDDVFIGSDFNTAPQIVVNPAVLNITAPINTVVNKKLTIKNIGIDNLVYTLDFTYGSGTNGWLSIDPLSGDLGTNSSLAHILTFNPEGLSIGSTYTATITISSNDPELPEVTVPVNYTILEAANIDVTIMVNDYTFPYDISESGEYVVIVPFGGGGLLWSKSGGLLPINGIEPEVIAVAEDGTVAGTERNPEYNLQGQETAMAGLWHPQSGQWSFLPLNPEVGEPTESDYSSAWGMSADGSIVVGMQYYPNFQYKAFKWSAAGGYDMIGDLASGGNRPNGVSNDGSVVYGWADLPSASRSPVIWADGQLIEVAPDDYGEAMAASSTGEYVVGFAGDKGFIWSQQAGVELFPNTLNAGEISALAVLDDGTIFGYTVEGFPPFPDMRRAFVRMPDGEMSTFNDYALNRGMSDASDWLFYSINGATPDGLNIIGAGINPAGETVSFLIDFAAELPHIKVIPENITEALNPGESSTQQMEIQNTGNAPLTYGTFVNYLMAGKTNQPTAVPVGKSQRNRNLSVQSAPTKGGAALRDNARDDYFVLHYDGDNAEAVGLMDGGSMFAAARFPSEMVYPFAGATLQSVDFYVNDLPNESTLVIWGPGTTTTPGQVLHVQPFDAAPLEWNTITLDTPLELESTDIWIGVNYIHNAGMWVAGLDAGPANPNGDWVSMDGETWEHLSDAGLNNNLNIRGLLQLTPGEWLSLDPAAGTVPADDVREVAVNFTTTSMMQGVYAANIIIESNDHDTPYTVVPVTLDVMVGMNEAPMQAIRVYPVPASDRLNIDLVEGIESVRMFNSFGQLVREAKTINTLNQQFNLDGLNAGAYMLQFIGSTGQTHQQTIIISK